TCAGGACTTGAAGAAACGATGGACATGAATGCTGCACCGTTTTCAGCAAGCTCTTCCACTTCGCGCGCACGCCATTCAGGGTACTCAGTGAAGGCCTCATCTGGTGCAAGGTCATATTTTGTCCTGTTCACAACATCATCATTCCAGTTGACGACAACGTTTTTAGCTCCGGCTTCGTACGCCTTTTTCACAACAAGACGGACAAACTCAGCTGAATCGATCGTTGTATTGATAACAAGCGTCTGGTCCTTCTGGATGTTCACGCCAACCTTGACAGCAAGGTCTGCATATTTTTCTAAATTCGTTTGAAAATCACTCATCTATTTCGCCCCTTTTCTGAATCTTCTTTTATATTGTAACGATTTTATAGGAAAAAAGAAACTTAAGACATTCGACTTAACTAGACATACAGGGCAATCCTTATCTGTCTAAAATTGCTAGTCTATCAAACTAGCCTCATGGCCCAAGGGTAGGGTAAAATAGAGCGGTATAAAAAGGGGTATAGGAGGATTTTTTTAAAATGAAATTTGACGTAGTTTTATTGCGCTTATCAGCGATTTACGCTTTCATTGGAGCATTCCTCGGTTCTCATATGGCAGGTGCAGGGGACTATGCGATCCGCCCGGTCCATGCGCATATTCTCGTAGTCGGCTGGCTTAGCCTGTTTGCCTTCTCAAGCTACTACCGTTCATACGAGGTGCCTAAATCTTCAAAACTAGCATTATTCCATATCTGGACTGCCATCATCGGCAGCTTCGGTTTGACTTTAGGCATGTGGCTTTATAATGTGAAGCCATTCCCGCTGCCAGAAACCTTCACAATGGTGTTCTATATCGTCGGCGGCTCCACTTTGCTTCTCAGCTTCCTGCTATTTGTGTTCATGACCTTCAAATATAGCGATGCAAAGGTAAAATAATAGAGAAAAATCCATGCGGAATCGCTTTTCTGCATGGATTTTTTGTGAGTTTGAGCTTTTCAATAGTGTTTATCATCATATCATCGTACTTTCTAATCAATATATTGGCGAAAAAACAAATATATCGATCACTTTTTGCAATATATCAGCGGATTTTTAATTATATCGACCACATTTTTCTAATTTATCGACCACATTCTGAAATATATCGACCAACTTCAAATTCCCCGTTTAAACCCCGGCAGCCTTCTTACTCTCATACATCTTAAACATCACCCAGAACAGCACCGCACTCAAAACGGCGAGAATGCTAAGGATGGTGAATGTCCAGCCATACCCAATCCAAACAGTCAGCGGAATACTGATTGGGGCAATTGTCCGGCCGATCGTATATCTTAATGAAGCGGCGGCAAAATACTGGCCGCGCATTTTCTCGGGTGCCAGGTTTGAGATGAAGGTTTGCTGCAGCCCGGCAGTCATCAGTTCAGCCAATGTGAATACAGCCATCGCTGCAATTAGTCCCCAAATCCAATTTGTCGCACCGAACATCAAAATTGCCACCGCATAAATGAGCGAGGACAATACAAATACGTTTCGTTCACGGAAACGTGTCACCCATCTGGTTACAACGACAGTAAAGAGGGCAACCAGCAATCCATTCTCAGAAAGTATCAGTCCGAAAGCCTGCTCGCCATTGACGGTGAATACCTTGCTGCCGAGTTCGAACACGGTTTGATTATGCACCGTATCCTTTGTGTAAACAGGGAATAACAAATCAAGCTGCATGAATGTTTGAGCCGCTAAAATCCCTGCAATGATGAACATGAGAAAAATTTTATCCTGGACAATGACCTTGTAATCAGCAATCTGGTCTTTAAGGAAGTCATACCATTTGCCATTCTCTGCACGTGCCTGCCTGGCTGAAGCAGGCACCGTTTCGCGCG
The window above is part of the Mesobacillus jeotgali genome. Proteins encoded here:
- a CDS encoding MFS transporter, which codes for MRIRDWDRNLKIRLFGEALMNITFWMFFPFLTIYFAESFGKDKAGFLLIFSQVFSVFANLLGGYTADRFGRKRMMVISAFGQGIAFLVFAYAVSPWFTSPMLGFICFTLVGMFGSIYWPASQAMVADVVPEKDRSSVFAIFYTQINIAVVVGPILGAIFYVKYRFELMIAVAIISILLALVLAKWTRETVPASARQARAENGKWYDFLKDQIADYKVIVQDKIFLMFIIAGILAAQTFMQLDLLFPVYTKDTVHNQTVFELGSKVFTVNGEQAFGLILSENGLLVALFTVVVTRWVTRFRERNVFVLSSLIYAVAILMFGATNWIWGLIAAMAVFTLAELMTAGLQQTFISNLAPEKMRGQYFAAASLRYTIGRTIAPISIPLTVWIGYGWTFTILSILAVLSAVLFWVMFKMYESKKAAGV